Part of the Lotus japonicus ecotype B-129 chromosome 6, LjGifu_v1.2 genome, tgacggaggAGGAACTCCGCCGTTGCCTGCTGCTCTCATCGGAGAGTCCAAGTCTACTCGCTGAgaccgccgaggcggcgaaattcgccGTCGCTCTGGGGAATggtgctgcctcctgcgtcgattCTCCATCTAAATCAAGAACGACACAAATTCGAGCGGGAAACGAACACCGATCACAGAATCGAACCAGGCAAATTTTAGAGTCGCCAAATCGTAACCAGAAATTGTCTCTTGCACAATcagtccacgtgaatgggaatagaaagtttatcagtccccacagacggcgccaaatgttctaggaatgaacattgttgaggggtatagtacctaaagagtggaagaatgtgctagagagagaaaatgagagagagagtgctgaatttcatgtgtgatTTCAttaaatgagcaaaagtcccttacaattggtaactgcctcctatttatagagtttgggcactacctattgggccaattgggcctccaaggctgaggcccaacttaaggccaggcctTCGCCTAGGGGCGGGCTATACACTGGGTGTTGCcactctaggggctcgcccagtccataagTAAAAAACAATACACATTATATATTTTGGTTTAATTTCACTTTTGACCTCCTTCTATCGCGATTGAGCGATTTGGATCTCTAATATTTAAAACAGACGAATTTGGTCCCATATTCTTTTAACACGTGAAATTGAGTCTTTTTGTTTGAGGGACGTCCAAAGTCTAACGGAGTGAGCTTTTATGAcactcattaattgacgtggataTCATAATGGATGCATGTCACGTATATGTCATGTCATAATGTATCacactctttcttcttcctccctctAACTCTGTATCTCACCCCACCATCTTATTTTTATCCTATATCACCATCATCCGAAATGCACCACCATTACCTCCTACCGTAACCACCACATCCACCCCACCACACCTTCCCTCCtcctcttttttcttctttcttaatTGACGTGGATATCATAATGGGTGTGTGCCACGTATATGTCATGTCACAATGTATCACACTCTTTCTCCTTCCTCCCTCTAACTTTGTATCTCACCCCCACCATCTTATTTTTATCATCTATCACCATCATCTGAAATGCACCACCATTACCTCCTACCCTAACCACCACATCCACCCCACCCCACCACACCTTCCTTCCTCctcttttttcttccttctttcaatgTCAACTCGGCCTTCACTCTCTCATCTTCGTTAACAATATCTCTTTCTTCAACTCTACTTCTCATCATCTCTCTTCTACCTACTCCGACCATACCTCAACAAAGAGCGTGTGCTTCCACTCATCCAGCCAACCATCATCATGCCTATACCACTAGAACCCCCAACCTCGTGCTCAACTCCAGTTCATTTCCTTCATTCAGCCACCATCAGACCTATTGCATTGAAACCCCCAACCTCGTGCTCCACTGCACCCTAGTCATCATCCCGCCAAGTTACCCATGGAAAAAACACTCAAGAAAAACTTGTACAACCCTATTCATCACCAAGTCCAGCCCCGAAATCAAGAAAAACCAGAACTGCGTGAAAAACGCTTATTACTGACAACTTGTAATGGCTAAAGATCATCGATAATTGAATTTTTCCAACGGATTATCGTCAGCCAATAATTCGTAGATATAGGCCTTGTTGGTAAAAAAGGTTTGTGGGTAATTAATTTGACCTACTTAAAAAACTCACTTTGTTGTCGATATAAATGTGACCTTCATGGAAGTTCCTTCCATGGAGAGGGGTGAAGATGAAAGAGAGTGACATTGGAATTATTTTTAAagtaatataaaaataagaatttaagTGACATCTACGTCATCTACATCAATTAATGAGCATCACATAAACTCACTTAATTAGAGTTTGGATTTTCCTCATACGAAATGACCCAAtttataaacataaaaaattatgtGACTAAAATCGCTCGCTTTAAAAATCAGAGATCCAAATGGTACAATCTCAATAATGAGGGACAAAAAATATAACTAAGTAgaattttttttggcttaaataaccttttgatacttgaaattgtaaagggaatcaaattggGTACTTGAAAaaatttcgcatcaaattggaccctagattttttttaatctaattggaTCCGAAGTGTGTTTGAGTCTGATGTGTCATGAATTTAATCCTGTCAGCTTTTcgacgtggatttttttttacaaatctCAGTTATGCCACTTTGTTCTGATTAATTTCACAACAAAATTAATCCCTAATTAATCATCTCAATCCCAATTTTAACCCTAGATTTATCGAAGAAGATAGAACACataggggagagagagagagagagagagagagagagagagagagagagagacaaagAAGACGAACACAGAGGGAGAGAGAGCCATCGAGGAACacagagggagagagagagagagttccATCAAGAGAGAGCGACGAAGAAGAAAACGATCCattcaaataaaatattattttaagagTTTTTAAGGCGAGctgaataaagaaaaaaatattataattgtttttatcgtatttactttattttatctCAACAAAAGTATCCTCTCAACCGATAGTTTTGAGATCAATTTCTCACCCCACTATCAGCGCACTAAACATAAGGCTCACTAACGtgtttttattctatttattaTCCAAACACtaaattattatctttattcaataataatactcaaacaataaaattatatattatattctatTTTATGACATACTATTCTATTATAATATGGATTAACAGTGTGTACCGTCATCAACTGAATTTTGTCacatcataaaatatatttttgctttgatatatttttaaaaagacATTTATTATTCCTTCTACGTGGCATGTTGAGATTGATTGTcagtataaaaatattttacatcGACAATACATATCCATATGCTTTATAGAGTTAATTATCACATTAGTCCTTGAGTTTTACATTCGGTTCAATCTTTGTTCCTAACCAAAAAATTTACAGGGATATACCCTGCGTTTATGGAAATAAGTACCCTTTATTCGGTCGTTGTCAAAGAGTGAAAATGGGATTGGAGTGTTGTTTTAGGGTAATGAATTGAATGGATGAAAAGAGAGCGAGTTTTGAGGGAGAAGAGTATGAGTGAGATGgtagaaataaaataataaattcaatCATATATCTCAAAAATCATATAAGATAGATATTCCTCAATAAAGTTCTTTTACTAGCGAAACAAATACCACAACTCTAACTTGTTCACAACATATATCATAACAAAACATGAaggtaattaaaattatttttttccggTTAGGAAATGTATTGCAATACATGATGAAACAAAAACTGATTGGCCAATATAGATCCATAAGAAAGCTTTTATGTTAAGAAGTGCCATGGATCCTTTGTAGCAGTTTCCTCTGCTATTCCAAGATTCGTTGTCCTGTAGCAACAATTTAAAGAATGTTACAAAGAGTTTGAATAAATTACTAAGTTATCTGATTCCCAAGTTTAAACTTATATCAGACAATAATGTTGTAAAAATATTGAAGAATATATCCACTCAATTTCAACATCAATATATAGCAATCCTTAATTTCTAAGTACTCCAAAGAATAACTTCACGTTCATGATTGGTATTAAACAAGATGCATTTTTTTCACGTGAAAACAAATTCTGGAATGACATATATGGTTATTTTTTAGCAACATTGAATATGTGTACATATGATCTAGTGCAAACATTACACGATACACTGGTAGATTTCAAGGTTTGAACCCAAAATTTAGATATAAATTAATAAgtgtatatataaattaaatttccaaaattccaaaattttactagttttattttttatacaatcaaTGTACATGAGACTTGCAATTTTAACACGAGCAAATTTTGGATATGTAAATACAAATTAATCATACAAGTtttgatatgaaaaaaaatcagaaatacCTGGTTCATAGGTTTGTTGAAGCCTTCTCATTCTTCACAATTTGGTGGATTGATTTAGTCTTATCCAGCTTAGCCATTTCTCTTAGCACatcatcttcaattttcttTGCCTGCCATTTGGAAGGGTCCTCCACAAAGTCCTCACTGAAAATCATCCTAGAAACCCAGTCTTTCCAGTTGGTTTTCCTATATTTATCCTCCTCAAATGATCCAGCTGCTAATAGTTGATAAACATAAACGACCTTGTCTTGGCCAGGACGGAAGGCCCGTGCAATAGCCTGCTTTGTTTTAGACGGATTCCACTCAGAGTCCAAGAAAATCACTCGAGAAGCTGCTGTCAAACTAACCCCtgttattgacaaaaaaaactaaCCCCTATTAAAATTATGTTTATTTAGTATATAAAGTGAGTAGTTATATAATTGTTATGTGGTACTCTTGTATAAAAGGGAGGACCAACTCATGTAATATGTGTAACAAAATAATAGAATTTCTCATTTTCTATACCTTCCGCACAAGCGCTGATTGAAGCAAGGAGAACCTTTGAAGCTCCACAACGATCCTCAAACTTATCTATCACTTTTCCGCGCTCAAACAACTCTTGTTCCCCATGTAGTGTCAAGATTTCTGTTCCTGCTTTCCAATGGAAGAACCTCTCAAACAACTCCAGAAGCAGCCACATTGGTGCAAGGTTGCGACAAAAGATaagaaccttctccttcatcttgACCACACGGAAGACAAGGCTCAAAACAAATTTCACCTTTGACCCTATTTTCAAATCAAACTTGCATTTTTCTAGTTGCTTCAATTGGCTTGAAGAGAAAAACTTTTTGGCACATTTTGTTGTTGAGATAAGCCATGGATGTATTGACACAAGGGTTATCAAAAACTCTACCTCAAGAGGGTACCCGCCACTCCGGTTCATTTTCTTCTGCAGTTTCTGCAAGATCTCACTCTGCTTCTCAGTGTTATTCATCAACAAGGTGTAAATTTGTAAACCAGGTAGTAAACTATCTGCATTCACACTATCATAAACATCTATGAAACCACTTGTGATTTTCTTCAACAAGTTCAGACCCTGCATCTTCTCCTCAACATTGTCATTACCAGCGTCTATTTTCACCCCAATTTTATCAATGAAGAATTTCCTTGCCCGTGACTCGACTAAATGGGGAGCTTTGTTTTCAGCTTCGCTCTTCACATATTTTGGATCTAACTCTTGCAGCACTTCATGAACAAACCTTGGTCTTGCTAAGCAAAGTGTATTAAAATACTCGCAAAAATTGTTCTGAAACAATGTGCCAGAGAGGAGTACTCTCAGTTCTGTCTTCACTTTCATCAACCATTTCCTCAAACTTGATTTGGTGCTTCTTGGattgtgcccttcatccaaCACAAGAATCCCAGGACTTTCCCTCAATGCTTTAGCCATGAACTTTTTGTGTTCATACTTTGAATTTTCATGCATTAATGATAAAAATGAAGTGTAACCCATGACTAGAACACTTGGGTGTGCAAGCCACTTTTGAATCTTTTCCAAGCAATCCAAAGTATGCTTGACATCTTCATTGGGATTTGGAATTCCAGGAAGAGACAATGCATTTCCACTAAAATTTCTCTGGCTTCTGCGACTGTGAATCAAGTAAACTGGCATTGGAATCTTCCACTTGATAAACTCTTGGTACCAAGTGTAAAGTGTGGTTTTTGGAGCAAGGATTAAGGGTTTTTTGTTTGGGAATAACTTCAAATAGCTAACAAGAAACGCAATTGTTAGGAATGTTTTTCCAGCTCCAGGAGCATGAGATATCACACAACCTCCTCTGTTTTCATGTTGTGCTTCCATAAGTGTTGGGTTTATGGACCCCACAATGTTTTGCCAAAGAAACTCAAAAGCTTTCTTTTGGTGGAGGAGCATTTTTTCTCCAAGTTCAGGAATGTATCCCCAAACGCTGTCATTTTCAATGGATATAGGCTCACCAAAAGCAGCAGATATAGGAAGCAAAGGGATATCATTATCATTATCTTCACCCTTCAGCTCATCACAAGCAGCAGATATAGGAAGCAAAGGGATATCATTATCTCCGCCCTTCGGCTCATCATCAACCTTTTGTTGATCATCAGGCTTTGGTTCATAATCAGCCTTTGGCTTTGGTTCTTCATAATTGCATTCCCTATCCTTGTGTCGTCGTGATCGGCGTTCTGCCTGCCAttatgaacaatttttttttagatgAAGAGCGTTTGGATCTACTTCttgttttaatttataaataacaACTTATAAGGTCTTATAAATAAGCACTTATAACCACTTTCTTGCAATGAAGAACTTAAATCTATTATACGCTCTTTGAATTCATTTTAACAAATTATGAATAGAGTGTTATTATTTAGTAAGTATTTATTGATCTAAAAATTTGGTTTAGTATTTATATGTAAATGCACCCAAAATATATAGACAAATCAAGAGAATGTACCAACAATTAGAGATGAATTTTAAACTTAATGTTAAAGAAACTACATGGAGATTCTACTAAAGTTTTAAGTTTCACTTACAAAGCCTGGCATGATATATCTTATTTCTTCCTTCACAATGCCACATCTATGGCAATAAATTCCAAGTTGCTCATCCAATCTATAATCGTGCTCACAAGATCTAGTAGTCTCTTCCTTAGTTGGAGCACTTGAACCCTGCTTTGATAAATTGAACAatgaattaagaaaaaaatttcgTTCACACTCTCAAATAAGTATAAATGGAGTGGAGATaaaagagagatatgaagaaaaaaaaattagagatgTGATATGTGATGTAATTGAAAGAGAAGGTAGAGTAGGTTGAAAAtgaaggtgaa contains:
- the LOC130724731 gene encoding SNF2 domain-containing protein CLASSY 2-like; its protein translation is MALRKRNLHQVKHPFNAYAFEAFVFGSWKPVKFIKIESGRVTFHFVDNHEIYIEKGFSDLRTRSTIATFADMRIRSRKATVSDCLSFLRCGINVCVLSTFQSSDDSNQSNSIPVWADAKIVSIERKPHNPECSCEYHVIFYTNQGSLGSNQNTLSKDFKVIGLNQISILQRLGCKSLEDQPFRWDSSENCTKRPQTRLSLRKFVCDISLLAALSLVKNMSFCVRSEQNKILYQIMEKDTTNSDFHIKSMNFKLKGGKSLPSIFELATWRIVPAMQNNEVQVLPPLRRSTRRIKNPEFYLGYCDVGSSSVIQTRKYKVDTSKNDDKLALVNYTTEGGVGTSVQKGCDADAIENEHIEPISTVLAPKKGGLDALEPRILHESGQFSSQFPSGDTKVVGETSSRHYYNLRSGKKYQRKDSSNSDDMMEDLEPKWEGLNSKIGAERKRRHGSGFSRNRNDDDDDGGNEERARRRRALNVDASKEMIDSYLKDIDKLPTIEEAPINEQWNEAINFGKDKETEKIQREEQEVSEIDMLWREMDDAMIESFLQEQTEGSSAPTKEETTRSCEHDYRLDEQLGIYCHRCGIVKEEIRYIMPGFAERRSRRHKDRECNYEEPKPKADNDNDIPLLPISAAFGEPISIENDSVWGYIPELGEKMLLHQKKAFEFLWQNIVGSINPTLMEAQHENRGGCVISHAPGAGKTFLTIAFLVSYLKLFPNKKPLILAPKTTLYTWYQEFIKWKIPMPVYLIHSRRSQRNFSGNALSLPGIPNPNEDVKHTLDCLEKIQKWLAHPSVLVMGYTSFLSLMHENSKYEHKKFMAKALRESPGILVLDEGHNPRSTKSSLRKWLMKVKTELRVLLSGTLFQNNFCEYFNTLCLARPRFVHEVLQELDPKYVKSEAENKAPHLVESRARKFFIDKIGVKIDAGNDNVEEKMQGLNLLKKITSGFIDVYDSVNADSLLPGLQIYTLLMNNTEKQSEILQKLQKKMNRSGGYPLEVEFLITLVSIHPWLISTTKCAKKFFSSSQLKQLEKCKFDLKIGSKVKFVLSLVFRVVKMKEKVLIFCRNLAPMWLLLELFERFFHWKAGTEILTLHGEQELFERGKVIDKFEDRCGASKVLLASISACAEGVSLTAASRVIFLDSEWNPSKTKQAIARAFRPGQDKVVYVYQLLAAGSFEEDKYRKTNWKDWVSRMIFSEDFVEDPSKWQAKKIEDDVLREMAKLDKTKSIHQIVKNEKASTNL